In Candidatus Sodalis pierantonius str. SOPE, one DNA window encodes the following:
- the metK gene encoding methionine adenosyltransferase, producing the protein MAKHLFTSESVSEGHPDKIADQISDAVLDAILAQDPKARVACETYVKTGMVLVGGEITTSAWVDIEELTRSTIREIGYIHSDMGFDANSCAVLNAIGKQSPDINQGVDRTDPLEQGAGDQGLMFGYATNETDVLMPAPITYAHRLVARQSQVRKNGTLPWLRPDAKSQVTFTYDNSKVVGIDTVVLSTQHAEDIALPQLKEAVMEEIIKPVLPAEWLSPQTKYFINPTGRFVIGGPMGDCGLTGRKIIVDTYGGMARHGGGAFSGKDPSKVDRSAAYAARYVAKNIVAAGLADRCEIQVSYAIGVTEPTSITIETFGTEKIPAENLTTLVREFFDLRPYGLITMLDLLQPIYRETAAYGHFGREHFPWEKTDKSELLRDGFPAGFACR; encoded by the coding sequence ATGGCTAAACACCTATTTACATCTGAATCTGTTTCAGAGGGGCATCCTGATAAAATCGCGGACCAGATTTCCGACGCCGTGCTGGACGCGATTCTGGCGCAGGATCCCAAGGCGCGCGTCGCCTGCGAAACCTATGTTAAAACTGGTATGGTTCTGGTGGGTGGCGAGATCACCACCAGCGCCTGGGTGGATATTGAAGAATTGACGCGCAGCACTATCCGCGAGATCGGTTACATTCATTCAGATATGGGGTTTGACGCCAACTCTTGTGCCGTGCTGAACGCCATTGGTAAGCAGTCTCCGGATATTAACCAGGGCGTGGATCGCACCGATCCGCTGGAACAGGGCGCGGGCGACCAAGGGCTGATGTTCGGTTACGCCACCAATGAAACCGATGTGCTGATGCCGGCGCCGATCACCTACGCGCACCGTTTGGTGGCACGTCAGTCCCAGGTCCGTAAAAACGGCACCCTGCCCTGGCTGCGTCCGGACGCCAAAAGTCAGGTCACTTTCACCTACGACAACAGCAAAGTGGTGGGCATTGATACCGTGGTGCTGTCCACGCAGCATGCGGAAGACATCGCCCTGCCGCAGCTGAAAGAAGCGGTGATGGAAGAGATCATCAAACCGGTTCTGCCCGCGGAATGGCTCTCCCCCCAGACCAAATATTTTATCAACCCGACCGGCCGTTTCGTTATCGGCGGGCCAATGGGCGACTGTGGGCTGACCGGCCGTAAAATCATCGTCGATACCTACGGCGGCATGGCCCGTCACGGCGGTGGCGCCTTCTCCGGCAAGGATCCGTCCAAGGTTGACCGTTCGGCGGCATATGCCGCGCGCTACGTGGCCAAAAACATCGTCGCCGCCGGTCTGGCCGATCGCTGCGAAATTCAGGTGTCCTACGCCATCGGCGTGACGGAACCGACCTCCATCACCATCGAAACCTTCGGCACCGAAAAGATCCCGGCGGAAAACCTGACGACGCTGGTACGCGAATTCTTCGACCTGCGTCCTTATGGGCTCATCACCATGCTGGATCTGCTGCAGCCGATCTACCGCGAAACCGCCGCCTACGGCCATTTCGGACGCGAACATTTCCCTTGGGAAAAGACCGATAAATCCGAACTGCTGCGGGACGGGTTTCCCGCCGGATTCGCCTGCCGATAG
- a CDS encoding SprT family zinc-dependent metalloprotease produces the protein MKPLRIPIALQQSVMQCLRAKLAQAEAYFDCTFPEPTITYQQRGTSAGTAWLERWEIRLNPQLLLENQQTFIDEVIPHELAHLLVFRQFGRVAPHGREWRWMMSHVLQTPARRTHEFDLTVVRPNTFPYRCGCQQHALTVRRHNRVLRGEAQYRCRRCGDLLQPETTTAGR, from the coding sequence ATGAAACCGTTACGTATTCCAATAGCCCTGCAACAGAGCGTCATGCAGTGCCTGCGGGCCAAGCTCGCACAGGCCGAGGCGTACTTTGACTGTACTTTTCCCGAACCCACTATCACCTACCAACAGCGCGGCACCTCCGCCGGCACCGCCTGGCTGGAGCGGTGGGAAATTCGCCTGAATCCGCAGTTGCTGCTGGAAAATCAGCAAACTTTCATTGATGAAGTGATTCCGCACGAACTGGCGCATCTGCTGGTGTTTCGCCAGTTTGGCCGGGTGGCGCCTCACGGACGGGAGTGGCGCTGGATGATGAGTCACGTGCTGCAAACCCCTGCCCGCCGGACCCACGAATTTGACCTGACGGTCGTGAGACCCAATACCTTCCCCTATCGCTGCGGCTGTCAGCAGCATGCCCTGACCGTACGCCGGCATAACCGCGTTCTGCGCGGCGAGGCCCAATACCGCTGCAGACGCTGCGGCGACCTATTACAGCCCGAGACAACTACGGCGGGACGTTAA
- a CDS encoding ISL3 family transposase yields the protein MDEKSLYAHILNLSAPWQVQSLSLDEKSGSVTVIVGIAEHTQLACPTCGKSCSIHDHRRRKWRHLDTCQFTTLVEADVPRVDCPEHGCQTLPVPWAGSGSRYTLLFEAFVLSWLKVSTVDAVRKQLKLSWNAVDGIMMRAVKRGLARIKQPLSARHLCVDEVGFKKGHQYVTVISDRQGRALQLTDNRGVESLASYLRSLRDHQLDEIKTLSMDMNMAYISAARIHLPNAVDKIAFDHFHVAKMLCAVVDKTRQAEMKQIPSSDRKDAHRSRYLWFYSKQNRLGCRAERLEVARLVLPQTSQCWVMKELARDLWHRRYDNHSRKLWQEWMAMAKDTGIPLMASIARMVAKRLYSILNAMKNRVSNGNAESLNSKIRLLRIKSRGFRNKERFKLGVMFHYGKLNMNF from the coding sequence ATGGACGAAAAGTCCCTCTATGCCCATATCCTTAACCTGTCCGCACCGTGGCAGGTACAATCCCTTTCTCTTGATGAAAAATCTGGATCAGTGACGGTAATTGTCGGCATTGCCGAGCACACACAACTGGCCTGCCCAACCTGCGGTAAATCCTGCTCCATACATGATCATCGGCGTCGTAAATGGCGTCACCTCGATACCTGTCAGTTCACCACGCTGGTTGAGGCTGATGTCCCCCGCGTTGACTGCCCCGAGCACGGTTGCCAGACACTGCCTGTTCCCTGGGCAGGGTCAGGCAGCCGCTACACCTTGTTGTTCGAAGCCTTTGTTCTTTCATGGCTGAAAGTCAGCACCGTGGATGCTGTCAGAAAGCAGCTCAAACTCAGTTGGAATGCCGTTGACGGCATCATGATGCGCGCAGTCAAACGAGGCTTGGCCCGGATAAAACAACCCTTATCCGCCCGTCACCTCTGCGTGGATGAAGTCGGGTTCAAAAAAGGACACCAGTACGTCACCGTTATCTCTGACAGGCAGGGACGCGCTTTGCAACTGACCGACAACCGCGGTGTAGAAAGCCTTGCCAGTTATCTGCGCAGCCTGAGAGATCACCAGCTTGATGAGATAAAAACGCTGTCTATGGACATGAACATGGCCTATATCAGTGCAGCCCGCATCCATCTCCCCAATGCCGTCGATAAAATCGCTTTCGATCACTTCCATGTGGCAAAAATGTTGTGCGCCGTCGTTGATAAAACCCGTCAGGCTGAGATGAAACAGATCCCGTCGTCAGACAGGAAAGACGCCCACCGCTCACGCTATCTATGGTTTTACAGCAAACAAAATCGCCTCGGGTGCCGGGCAGAGAGGTTAGAAGTTGCCCGGCTGGTGTTACCCCAAACGAGCCAGTGCTGGGTAATGAAAGAGCTTGCTCGCGATCTGTGGCACCGCCGCTATGACAATCATAGCCGTAAGCTGTGGCAGGAATGGATGGCGATGGCTAAAGACACCGGCATACCGCTCATGGCCAGCATTGCTCGCATGGTGGCAAAACGCCTTTACAGCATTCTGAATGCAATGAAAAACCGGGTATCAAATGGGAATGCGGAGTCCCTGAACAGCAAAATACGGCTGCTCAGGATCAAGTCACGGGGCTTCAGGAACAAAGAACGTTTCAAGCTGGGCGTAATGTTCCACTATGGGAAACTAAATATGAATTTTTGA
- the endA gene encoding deoxyribonuclease I: protein MLHKTSGLLAAALLFLSFSTAAKVQQITNFNQAKAAEVKINRDAPGTFYCGCPIRWQGKKGIPDLASCGYQVRKSELRANRIEWEHVVPAWEFGHQRQCWQNGGRKSCAKDAVYRQIETDLHNLQPAIGEVNGDRGNYQYSQWRGGEGQYGRCEMKVDFKNKQAEPPARARGAIARTYFYTRDRYQLRLSRAQTQLFDVWDRTYPVTEWECKRNQRIAAVQGNLNPYITRACSQ, encoded by the coding sequence ATGCTGCATAAAACTTCCGGCCTGCTGGCCGCTGCCCTCTTGTTCCTTTCCTTTTCCACCGCGGCCAAAGTGCAGCAGATTACCAATTTCAACCAGGCGAAAGCGGCGGAGGTGAAAATCAATCGCGACGCACCCGGCACCTTTTACTGCGGTTGTCCCATCCGCTGGCAGGGCAAAAAGGGTATCCCGGATCTGGCGTCCTGCGGCTATCAGGTGCGTAAAAGCGAGCTGCGCGCCAACCGCATCGAATGGGAACATGTGGTACCGGCTTGGGAGTTCGGCCATCAGCGCCAATGCTGGCAAAACGGCGGTCGTAAAAGCTGCGCCAAAGATGCGGTTTATAGGCAAATCGAAACCGACCTGCATAACCTGCAACCCGCGATCGGCGAAGTGAACGGCGATCGCGGCAACTATCAATACAGTCAATGGCGCGGCGGCGAAGGCCAGTACGGCCGCTGTGAAATGAAGGTGGATTTCAAAAACAAGCAGGCGGAGCCGCCCGCCCGCGCGCGCGGCGCCATCGCCCGGACTTACTTCTACACACGCGATCGTTACCAGCTTCGTCTTTCCCGGGCGCAAACGCAGTTATTTGACGTATGGGACCGTACTTATCCGGTGACCGAGTGGGAATGCAAACGCAATCAGCGTATCGCCGCGGTGCAGGGCAATCTCAATCCTTATATCACGCGGGCTTGCAGCCAATAA